In one Erinaceus europaeus chromosome 3, mEriEur2.1, whole genome shotgun sequence genomic region, the following are encoded:
- the LOC103112440 gene encoding cytochrome c oxidase subunit 6A1, mitochondrial-like has protein sequence MAAGAVSRLSRLLGQSRPPRGRPMSSGSHGEEGSALMGKALTFFVALPGVGVSMLNVFLKAQHGEHKRPEFIPYPHLRLRSKPFPWGDGNHSLFLNPHVNPLPTGYEDE, from the coding sequence ATGGCGGCGGGGGCTGTGTCCCGGCTttccaggctgctgggtcagtccCGGCCACCGCGGGGGCGGCCTATGTCGAGCGGTTCCCACGGCGAGGAAGGCTCAGCTCTCATGGGGAAGGCCCTCACCTTCTTCGTGGCGCTGCCCGGGGTGGGAGTGAGCATGCTGAACGTCTTCCTGAAGGCGCAGCACGGAGAGCACAAGAGGCCCGAGTTCATCCCCTACCCGCATCTCCGCCTCAGGTCCAAGCCCTTTCCCTGGGGAGATGGTAACCACAGTCTATTTCTTAACCCTCATGTGAATCCGCTGCCAACTGGCTATGAAGACGAATAA